Proteins from a genomic interval of Nostoc sp. TCL240-02:
- a CDS encoding choice-of-anchor E domain-containing protein encodes MKTKLLNTLAAATTMVGIVANSGVANAASLSYTSSIDYDLTDITDAPLSVQQFDSSLGTLTGVTIAFTGDILGNAGFENTGKSSANITVNLASQLTLKLNNQSLFALNPQNSFSYEVGQFDNSIDFGGTSGKAFSNLTATQSGTQSFTNIQLLQSFIGNSNIDFLFSATANSVVSGSGNIASYVQTLAKANIKVTYDYDDVKSIPEPSATLGVGLIAGLCLLSQRKKSWLKG; translated from the coding sequence ATGAAAACAAAATTATTGAACACTCTGGCAGCTGCAACAACTATGGTAGGAATAGTTGCAAATTCTGGAGTAGCTAATGCAGCCTCTCTCTCGTACACCAGTTCCATTGATTACGATTTGACAGATATCACTGATGCACCTCTGAGCGTCCAACAATTTGACTCATCTCTAGGCACACTCACAGGTGTGACAATAGCATTTACTGGCGACATCCTGGGAAATGCAGGTTTTGAAAATACGGGTAAAAGCTCGGCTAATATAACAGTAAATCTTGCCAGTCAACTCACCTTAAAATTAAATAATCAGTCTCTGTTTGCGCTCAATCCACAAAATAGCTTCAGTTACGAAGTTGGTCAATTTGACAACAGCATTGATTTTGGTGGTACATCTGGAAAGGCTTTTTCTAACTTAACTGCCACACAATCTGGTACTCAATCTTTTACTAATATCCAATTATTGCAGTCTTTCATTGGTAATAGCAACATAGACTTTTTGTTCTCAGCTACAGCCAATTCAGTAGTTTCAGGTTCGGGCAACATAGCATCTTATGTTCAAACGCTTGCCAAAGCAAATATCAAAGTAACTTATGACTACGATGATGTTAAATCGATACCTGAACCCTCTGCCACACTTGGAGTTGGTTTAATTGCTGGGCTTTGTCTGTTGTCACAACGCAAAAAAAGCTGGCTCAAAGGGTAA
- a CDS encoding PstS family phosphate ABC transporter substrate-binding protein gives MSQKNETLSLFLAAVITIGLIFSGLWFFMERWAQLNGTIAKSSGTNNTDNPINQFISRCNVPNLVEGTFNYGGSTTWAPIRKNVDSVLESQCPRFILRYTQPPSGQAGSGTGIRMLIDNQLAFSQSSRSVKAEENAEAQQKGFSLKEIPVAIDGIAIAVNHDLNIPGLTVAQLKDIYTGKITNWQQVGGPNLPIKVYSRSKEAGGTVEFFLENVLNKENFGVNVSYVNTTTEAVRKVAANPGGIYYASAPEVVPQCIIKSLPLGRTSSQLVPPYQQPFVPPSQCPNKRNQLNSQAFRSGDYAITRNLFVIIKQNGQTDQQAGEAYANWLLTPQSQDLIEKAGFVRIK, from the coding sequence ATGTCTCAGAAAAACGAAACACTTAGTCTTTTCTTAGCTGCTGTCATCACCATTGGCTTAATCTTTAGCGGCTTATGGTTTTTTATGGAACGGTGGGCGCAACTAAATGGAACTATTGCAAAATCTTCGGGGACTAACAACACAGATAACCCGATAAATCAGTTTATCAGTAGATGTAACGTGCCCAACCTCGTAGAAGGGACATTCAACTATGGTGGTAGTACAACTTGGGCACCTATTCGTAAAAATGTAGACTCCGTACTAGAAAGCCAGTGCCCTCGGTTTATTTTACGTTACACTCAACCTCCGTCAGGTCAAGCAGGATCTGGAACTGGGATTCGGATGTTGATAGACAATCAACTAGCTTTTTCTCAGTCTTCTCGTTCAGTAAAGGCTGAAGAAAATGCCGAAGCTCAACAAAAAGGGTTTAGTTTGAAAGAAATTCCAGTGGCGATTGATGGAATTGCGATCGCTGTCAACCACGATCTCAACATCCCTGGTTTAACTGTCGCCCAACTCAAAGACATTTACACTGGCAAAATTACTAATTGGCAACAAGTAGGTGGGCCAAATTTACCAATTAAAGTTTACTCTCGTAGCAAAGAAGCTGGGGGTACAGTAGAATTCTTTCTCGAAAATGTTCTAAATAAAGAAAATTTTGGTGTCAATGTTAGTTATGTTAACACGACCACTGAAGCAGTACGAAAAGTAGCTGCAAATCCTGGGGGAATTTACTATGCATCTGCCCCAGAGGTTGTACCTCAGTGTATTATTAAATCTTTACCACTGGGGCGCACAAGTAGTCAATTAGTGCCCCCTTACCAACAACCGTTTGTACCTCCATCTCAATGTCCCAATAAACGTAATCAATTAAATAGTCAGGCATTTCGAAGTGGAGATTATGCAATTACTCGCAATTTATTTGTAATTATTAAACAGAATGGTCAAACAGATCAGCAAGCAGGCGAAGCTTATGCAAATTGGCTGCTGACGCCTCAGAGTCAAGACCTGATCGAAAAGGCTGGATTTGTCAGAATTAAATGA
- a CDS encoding PstS family phosphate ABC transporter substrate-binding protein, giving the protein MSQKNETTILVLSILITAGLIAGGFWWFSRKSGVDLNAINSGSTKTPQAVSEQPSGKTFASTQDVPTGLFNYGGSTSWAPIRLVVDSPIQAARPEFRLRYVEPSNASPGSGTGIQSLIDGQLAFAQSSRPVLDQELSRAQQRGFSLKQIPVAIDGLAVAVNPNLKIPGITVDQLKSIYTGKINNWSQVGGPNIPIKPYSRRIADGGTVELFVQDILGGQAFSPNVEFISTTTQALQKLAGSSGGIYYASAPEVIPQCSIKPLPLGRKQGQYIAPYQETFVLPSECPGKRNKLNIEAFQSGKYPITRNLFVVVKQNGQTEQQAGVAYANLLLTEQGQEFITQAGFVKIR; this is encoded by the coding sequence ATGTCTCAAAAAAATGAAACAACTATTCTTGTTTTATCCATCCTAATCACAGCCGGGTTAATAGCTGGCGGTTTTTGGTGGTTTAGTAGAAAGTCTGGTGTTGACCTAAATGCAATTAATTCTGGTAGCACCAAAACACCACAAGCTGTATCAGAACAACCTAGTGGCAAGACTTTTGCCTCAACACAAGATGTTCCTACAGGATTATTCAATTATGGAGGCAGTACATCTTGGGCACCGATTCGCTTGGTAGTTGATTCACCAATTCAAGCGGCGCGACCAGAGTTTCGGCTGCGTTATGTAGAACCTAGCAACGCATCTCCTGGTTCTGGTACTGGCATCCAGTCACTGATAGACGGTCAGCTAGCCTTTGCCCAGTCTTCCCGACCAGTCCTCGATCAAGAATTAAGCCGTGCCCAGCAGCGTGGATTCAGTTTGAAACAAATTCCTGTAGCTATTGATGGTTTAGCAGTTGCAGTCAACCCCAACCTCAAAATCCCAGGAATAACGGTAGACCAATTAAAGTCAATTTACACAGGCAAAATCAATAATTGGAGCCAGGTGGGTGGCCCCAATATTCCGATTAAGCCCTATTCTCGCCGCATTGCTGATGGCGGTACTGTAGAACTTTTTGTCCAAGACATCTTGGGTGGTCAAGCTTTCAGCCCCAATGTGGAATTTATCTCCACAACCACCCAAGCCTTGCAAAAATTGGCTGGTAGTTCTGGTGGTATCTACTACGCTTCTGCCCCAGAGGTGATTCCTCAATGTTCAATCAAACCCTTACCGTTAGGGCGAAAACAAGGGCAATATATTGCTCCTTACCAAGAAACATTTGTCCTCCCGTCTGAATGTCCTGGTAAACGGAACAAATTGAATATTGAGGCTTTCCAATCAGGAAAATACCCGATTACCCGCAATCTGTTTGTGGTGGTCAAACAGAATGGTCAGACTGAGCAGCAAGCAGGTGTCGCTTACGCCAACTTACTGCTGACTGAACAGGGACAAGAATTTATTACCCAAGCTGGATTTGTCAAAATTCGCTGA
- a CDS encoding ABC transporter substrate-binding protein has protein sequence MSQKNETAVLALALLLTVGIVGGGVWWFTNGGAKIGNTIIPGSEPANNPSLQDRISLGDKTLTPGAVSAAKKEGIQAIAAKSYDKAIANFTDSLKLNRNDPEALIFLNNARIKSSKSYTIMASVPIGTDPNTSLEILRGIAQAQNEINTSGGIKGVPLRVGIANDDDNPEIAKQIASSLVSNSEVLGVVGPITSDSTLAAGTIYTSGQLVAISPTSTSVKISNFSHYVFRTVPSDFMAARSLANYMVRTLQKKNAVVFFNSQSNYSQSLKSEFVSSVSLEGGQVSSEFDLSRADFSAAKSLEQATKQGAEVLMLAANTETLDKALQVVQINQKRLTLLAGDDVYTAKTLEIGREQAVGMVVAVPWHIDGASKSDFPQKSRQLWGGDVSWRSALSYDATVALIAALERNPTRSGIQQALASSDFSATGASGTIRFLASGDRNALVQLVKIVPGSRSRTGYDFEPVR, from the coding sequence ATGTCACAAAAGAATGAAACCGCAGTTTTAGCCTTGGCTCTGTTGCTGACAGTTGGAATAGTTGGCGGTGGTGTGTGGTGGTTTACTAATGGTGGAGCCAAAATAGGTAATACCATCATTCCAGGTTCAGAACCAGCTAACAATCCATCCCTACAAGATCGGATTAGTTTAGGAGACAAAACTTTGACTCCAGGTGCGGTTTCTGCTGCAAAAAAAGAAGGAATCCAGGCGATCGCTGCGAAAAGTTATGATAAGGCGATCGCTAATTTCACAGATTCCCTAAAACTCAACCGTAACGATCCAGAAGCGCTGATCTTTCTTAATAACGCTCGCATCAAGTCTTCTAAGAGTTACACCATTATGGCTTCTGTACCAATAGGCACTGACCCCAATACTTCTTTAGAAATTTTACGTGGCATCGCTCAAGCCCAAAATGAAATTAATACCTCTGGGGGAATTAAGGGAGTGCCGTTGAGAGTAGGGATAGCTAACGACGACGACAATCCAGAAATAGCGAAGCAAATCGCTTCTAGCCTAGTTAGCAATTCAGAAGTATTGGGTGTAGTTGGGCCGATTACTAGCGATTCTACCTTAGCCGCAGGTACTATTTATACTTCAGGACAACTTGTAGCAATTTCCCCTACTAGCACATCTGTCAAAATTTCTAACTTTAGCCACTACGTTTTTCGCACAGTTCCCAGTGATTTTATGGCTGCAAGAAGTTTAGCCAACTACATGGTGAGAACCTTGCAGAAAAAAAATGCAGTGGTTTTCTTTAATTCTCAGAGCAACTATAGCCAGTCTTTAAAGTCTGAGTTTGTTTCATCTGTTTCTTTAGAAGGTGGACAAGTATCCAGCGAATTTGACTTATCCAGAGCAGATTTTAGTGCGGCCAAAAGTCTAGAACAAGCAACTAAGCAAGGTGCAGAAGTCTTGATGTTAGCTGCTAACACTGAAACTCTCGATAAAGCCCTGCAAGTAGTTCAAATTAACCAAAAACGATTAACACTACTGGCTGGAGATGATGTTTATACCGCCAAAACTTTAGAGATTGGTAGAGAACAAGCTGTGGGGATGGTAGTGGCAGTTCCCTGGCATATTGACGGCGCTTCCAAATCAGATTTCCCCCAGAAATCTCGGCAGCTATGGGGTGGTGATGTGAGTTGGCGAAGTGCCCTAAGTTATGATGCTACTGTAGCTTTGATTGCCGCATTAGAACGCAATCCCACAAGATCGGGAATCCAACAAGCCCTGGCATCGTCTGACTTTTCTGCCACCGGCGCTTCTGGTACAATTCGGTTTTTAGCATCAGGCGATCGCAATGCGCTAGTCCAACTTGTAAAAATCGTTCCTGGTTCTCGCTCTCGCACTGGTTATGACTTTGAGCCAGTGCGTTAA
- a CDS encoding Crp/Fnr family transcriptional regulator, with product MQSPSSFSEASRPFLTWQRILDWAQEHYRCRTFSKDERIPARPGLLYLVQRGAIRMVGTAQVSATASQLTSRRINRTPEEAFLGFVGAGQPFEIVAQSPFTLQAYAHVDQTAVLWMYWHDLDNWPHFRREVMDAFRYQHQRKLLWLSALGQRRTIDRLLGFLTLLIEEYGEPAMSDTDPDVIRGYCLPFPLTHAQIGSAIGSTRVTVTRLMGKLRQRGLILTQGDNLICLPAESINRAG from the coding sequence ATGCAATCTCCATCCTCCTTTTCTGAGGCATCACGGCCTTTTTTAACTTGGCAACGAATTCTTGACTGGGCTCAAGAACACTATCGATGCCGTACCTTTAGCAAAGATGAGCGCATTCCAGCCCGGCCTGGATTGCTATATTTGGTGCAAAGGGGTGCGATCCGCATGGTAGGAACTGCCCAAGTTAGTGCAACAGCTAGTCAGCTAACGTCTCGACGAATCAACAGAACCCCAGAAGAAGCGTTCTTGGGTTTTGTGGGAGCGGGACAGCCATTTGAAATTGTTGCTCAGTCGCCATTTACACTCCAGGCTTACGCCCATGTTGACCAAACTGCGGTGCTGTGGATGTACTGGCATGACCTAGACAACTGGCCTCACTTCCGTCGTGAAGTTATGGATGCCTTTAGGTATCAGCACCAGCGTAAGCTGCTGTGGCTGAGTGCCTTGGGACAACGCCGTACAATTGATCGACTCTTAGGATTTCTCACATTGTTAATTGAGGAATATGGAGAGCCAGCAATGAGCGACACCGATCCTGATGTGATTCGCGGCTATTGTCTGCCTTTCCCCCTCACCCATGCCCAAATTGGTAGCGCGATTGGTTCGACCCGTGTCACCGTCACCCGCTTAATGGGTAAGCTGCGTCAACGCGGCTTAATCCTCACCCAAGGGGATAATTTAATTTGTTTGCCAGCAGAATCGATTAATAGAGCTGGTTAA
- a CDS encoding Cof-type HAD-IIB family hydrolase: protein MQKASAAHLASTDHQAAAKDIKLLVLDIDGTIAGHSNTISACVKQAIVAAQARGIPVAIATGRMYRSALRFHQEIGSTLPLMAYQGAWIQDPINQKIHRHWAVSREIAYQLLDYFEQPELRSLLSVHFYINDQLYVRELTRETQIYAERSGIIPIPVGDLRQTLTNEPTKILALSDDTDLIHRLLGNLRRQYTPAELYLTTSVATFFEATNASVNKGTAVRYLAEELLGLEIANVMAIGDNFNDVEMLESVGLGIAMGNAPEGVQAIARWVAPSVEEDGVAVAIEKFLL, encoded by the coding sequence ATGCAGAAAGCATCTGCCGCACATTTAGCATCTACCGATCATCAGGCTGCTGCAAAAGACATTAAACTACTAGTTTTGGATATAGACGGCACGATCGCAGGACACTCTAACACTATCAGCGCATGTGTAAAGCAAGCTATTGTGGCAGCGCAAGCACGAGGAATTCCAGTAGCGATCGCCACTGGTAGAATGTATCGTTCAGCCTTGCGCTTTCACCAAGAAATCGGCTCTACCTTACCATTAATGGCTTATCAGGGAGCCTGGATTCAAGATCCAATCAACCAAAAAATTCATCGCCATTGGGCTGTTTCTAGAGAAATCGCCTACCAGCTACTCGACTATTTTGAACAGCCTGAGTTGCGATCGCTTCTATCTGTCCACTTTTATATCAACGATCAACTATACGTCCGTGAGTTAACTAGAGAAACCCAAATTTATGCAGAACGTTCTGGTATTATCCCGATTCCCGTTGGTGATTTGCGCCAAACATTAACAAATGAACCGACAAAAATTCTCGCTTTGTCTGATGATACAGATTTAATCCATCGGTTATTGGGGAATTTGCGCCGCCAATATACACCTGCTGAACTTTATCTCACAACATCTGTTGCTACCTTTTTTGAAGCAACTAACGCTTCTGTGAATAAGGGAACTGCTGTGCGTTACCTAGCCGAAGAATTACTGGGATTAGAGATAGCCAACGTTATGGCGATTGGTGATAACTTCAATGATGTAGAAATGCTAGAGTCTGTTGGACTTGGTATAGCTATGGGTAATGCACCCGAAGGAGTCCAAGCGATCGCGCGGTGGGTAGCTCCTAGTGTAGAGGAAGACGGAGTAGCAGTAGCAATTGAAAAGTTCTTGCTGTAA
- the polA gene encoding DNA polymerase I, which yields MSETFTSVTATRPTFILVDGHSLAYRSYFAFAKGRDGGLRTKAGIPTSICFGFVKCLLEVMATQQPQAMAIAFDLGEATFRHEADETYKADRKETPEDFIPDLANLHELLNGFNLPIFTAPGYEADDVLGTLAQRVTAAGYKVKILTGDRDLFQLIDSDKEITVLNFSPDALKRSTNSITEFEAEQVKEKMGVLPSQIVDFKALCGDKSDNIPGVKGIGEKTAVQLLNTYGSLEHIYAALDEIKGATQKKLASGKEDADKSRYLATIVLDVPIELNLEDCKLKGFDTSVLSPILEKLEFKSFLGKINDIQQRFGGQIEEKQEAKTDVVNPNLEVRDNEDNDSWFFSASDTATASQQSSSPITPRIINTPAKLTELVKLLQTFTNPNIPVAWDTETTALEPRDAELVGIGCCWGTQPDEVAYIPLGHKNGENLNKDLVLETLRPILESADYPKALQNAKFDRLVLKCQGINLAGVVFDPMLASYILNPDSSHNLMDLGQRYLGLIAKSYLDLVPKGKTIADIDIPAVADYCGMDAYSTFGLVRKLREELEQIPTLSKLLVEVEQPLEAVLAQMEYTGVRINSVYLKELSQHLETELARLKEEATEIAGENFNLGSPKQLSQILFEKLGLSTKHSRKIQTGFSTDAATLEKLQEDDKSGFVEAIIEYRTLSKLKSTYVDALPALVRPDTQRVHTDFNQAATSTGRLSSSNPNLQNIPIRTAFSRQIRKAFLPEAGWLMVAADYSQIELRILAHLSQEPILVQAYQQNEDVHTVTARLVFEKENITSEERGIAKTINFGVIYGMGSLRFSRSTGIDKNIANEFIKRFNERYPKVFAYLEQVKKEAIAFGYVETILGRRRYFDFTNNSLRKLKGSDPRDIDLSKLKNLGPYDAGLLRSAANAPIQGSNADIIKIAMVRLHEVLKNYQAHLLLQVHDELVFEIPPDEWKELQPQIKSVMENAVELSVPLLVEARVGENWMDTK from the coding sequence ATGTCTGAAACTTTCACTTCTGTAACAGCAACACGCCCCACGTTCATCCTTGTAGATGGGCACTCCCTGGCTTATCGTTCATACTTTGCTTTCGCCAAAGGGCGAGATGGAGGACTGCGTACTAAAGCAGGGATTCCTACGAGTATATGTTTTGGTTTTGTGAAGTGCCTGCTGGAGGTAATGGCAACACAACAGCCTCAAGCAATGGCGATCGCTTTTGATTTAGGTGAGGCTACTTTTCGTCATGAAGCTGACGAGACTTATAAAGCCGATCGCAAAGAAACGCCAGAAGACTTCATTCCCGACTTAGCAAACCTGCATGAGTTACTGAATGGCTTCAATCTACCAATTTTTACTGCCCCTGGTTACGAGGCAGATGATGTTTTGGGAACCTTAGCACAGCGAGTAACTGCTGCTGGGTATAAGGTGAAGATTCTGACTGGCGATCGCGATTTATTTCAACTGATCGACTCTGATAAAGAAATCACTGTTCTGAATTTTAGTCCAGATGCCCTAAAACGCTCTACAAATAGCATTACGGAATTTGAAGCAGAACAAGTCAAAGAGAAGATGGGCGTTTTACCTTCACAAATTGTTGACTTTAAAGCTCTTTGTGGTGATAAATCAGATAATATTCCTGGGGTTAAGGGAATTGGGGAAAAGACAGCAGTGCAACTGCTAAATACCTATGGTTCCCTTGAGCATATTTATGCTGCGTTAGATGAAATTAAAGGAGCAACTCAGAAAAAACTAGCCAGTGGGAAAGAAGATGCCGATAAATCTCGTTATTTGGCAACCATAGTTTTAGATGTTCCTATAGAACTTAATTTAGAAGATTGCAAATTAAAAGGATTTGATACAAGCGTCTTATCCCCCATTTTAGAAAAGTTAGAATTCAAGTCTTTTTTAGGAAAAATAAATGACATACAGCAACGTTTTGGCGGTCAAATTGAAGAGAAGCAAGAAGCCAAAACAGACGTGGTTAATCCTAACTTAGAAGTGAGGGATAATGAAGATAATGATTCATGGTTCTTCAGTGCTAGTGATACAGCAACAGCTTCCCAGCAATCTAGTTCACCTATTACACCACGAATCATCAATACCCCAGCCAAATTAACTGAGTTAGTGAAACTTTTGCAAACATTCACTAACCCAAATATTCCCGTTGCTTGGGATACTGAAACTACCGCTTTAGAACCAAGAGATGCTGAGTTAGTAGGAATTGGTTGCTGTTGGGGAACGCAACCAGATGAAGTAGCCTATATTCCTCTGGGGCATAAAAATGGAGAGAATTTGAATAAAGATTTGGTGTTAGAAACATTACGCCCAATTCTCGAAAGTGCTGATTATCCGAAAGCTTTACAGAATGCCAAATTTGACCGATTAGTTCTAAAGTGTCAAGGGATTAATTTAGCAGGAGTAGTGTTTGATCCTATGCTGGCAAGTTACATTCTAAATCCAGATTCAAGTCATAATTTGATGGATTTAGGGCAGCGATATTTGGGATTGATAGCAAAAAGTTATTTAGATTTAGTTCCTAAAGGCAAAACCATCGCTGATATAGATATTCCCGCCGTTGCAGATTACTGCGGCATGGATGCTTATTCTACCTTTGGCTTAGTACGGAAATTGCGTGAGGAACTGGAGCAAATTCCAACTTTGTCTAAGCTATTAGTGGAAGTGGAACAGCCACTAGAAGCGGTTTTAGCCCAAATGGAATACACGGGTGTCCGCATCAATTCAGTTTATTTAAAAGAACTTTCGCAGCATTTAGAAACTGAGTTAGCCAGATTAAAAGAGGAAGCAACTGAAATAGCTGGGGAAAATTTTAACCTAGGTTCCCCTAAGCAATTGAGCCAAATCTTGTTTGAAAAGTTGGGATTAAGTACCAAACATTCTCGTAAAATTCAAACTGGCTTCTCTACAGACGCAGCCACACTAGAAAAACTCCAAGAAGATGATAAAAGTGGTTTTGTTGAGGCGATCATTGAGTATCGCACTCTATCTAAATTAAAGTCTACTTACGTTGATGCCTTACCTGCATTGGTGCGTCCAGATACCCAGAGGGTGCATACTGATTTTAATCAAGCAGCAACATCAACTGGTAGGTTATCTTCTTCTAATCCGAATTTACAAAATATCCCCATTCGTACAGCTTTTAGTCGCCAAATTCGGAAGGCATTTTTGCCTGAAGCTGGTTGGTTAATGGTGGCTGCTGATTACTCACAAATTGAATTGCGGATTTTGGCTCATTTGAGTCAAGAGCCAATATTAGTGCAAGCATATCAGCAAAATGAAGATGTTCACACTGTTACCGCACGGTTAGTATTTGAAAAAGAAAATATAACCTCAGAAGAACGAGGAATAGCAAAAACTATCAATTTTGGCGTGATTTATGGAATGGGTTCTCTCAGATTTTCGCGCTCAACAGGGATAGATAAGAACATTGCCAACGAGTTCATTAAGCGGTTTAATGAACGATATCCTAAAGTTTTTGCATATTTGGAGCAAGTAAAAAAAGAAGCGATCGCTTTTGGTTATGTAGAAACTATTCTCGGTCGTCGTCGTTATTTTGACTTTACTAATAACAGTTTACGCAAATTAAAAGGCAGCGATCCAAGAGATATCGATCTAAGTAAATTGAAGAATTTGGGCCCTTATGATGCAGGTTTACTACGTTCGGCGGCTAATGCACCTATTCAAGGTTCTAACGCTGATATTATCAAAATTGCAATGGTAAGACTGCATGAGGTTTTGAAGAACTATCAGGCCCATTTGTTGTTGCAAGTTCACGATGAATTAGTGTTCGAAATTCCGCCTGATGAGTGGAAAGAATTACAACCGCAAATTAAGTCGGTGATGGAGAATGCAGTTGAGTTGAGCGTGCCGTTGCTGGTTGAAGCGCGTGTTGGTGAAAATTGGATGGATACAAAGTGA
- a CDS encoding DALR anticodon-binding domain-containing protein yields the protein MHYKLPVSNYKSIKQLLYSCLIKSLSIDTYKVENICIVDKKIHLHKDRDENRVLYTSSVSLQLSKSQNRKPMELASAIASDLSRTCDDVFTIQIVPPGWIHFELTHSTLATWLQSLAVGSLGEEGEIGGREQGAGEAGGEELLIIAPCPMPNLFAVQHAHARCCSLVLLAHREGLIQLKQPVTDASQGFWDVISPNPLPWLNCDETLRLNHPDELHLISELIQVLDNIECPNISRSVKWEKVALNLSQAFENFWSNCRIWGEVKITLPELAQARLGLLMATQSVLRYVLEENLGVFAPLEL from the coding sequence GTGCATTATAAATTACCAGTTAGCAACTATAAATCTATCAAGCAGTTATTGTACAGTTGTTTAATAAAATCACTAAGCATTGATACTTACAAAGTAGAAAATATATGCATAGTAGATAAAAAAATTCATCTACATAAAGATAGAGATGAAAATAGAGTTTTATATACCTCAAGTGTGTCCCTGCAACTGTCAAAATCTCAGAATCGAAAACCTATGGAGCTTGCTAGTGCGATCGCATCTGATTTATCAAGGACTTGCGATGACGTTTTTACTATCCAAATTGTTCCTCCTGGCTGGATACATTTTGAATTGACTCACTCGACCTTAGCGACTTGGTTACAAAGTCTTGCAGTCGGGAGTTTGGGGGAAGAGGGGGAGATAGGGGGCAGGGAGCAGGGAGCAGGGGAGGCAGGGGGAGAAGAACTATTAATTATTGCCCCATGCCCAATGCCCAATTTGTTTGCTGTTCAGCACGCTCATGCACGTTGCTGTTCGCTGGTATTGCTGGCTCACCGAGAGGGATTGATTCAACTTAAACAACCTGTTACAGATGCTAGTCAAGGTTTTTGGGATGTTATTTCTCCTAACCCTCTACCTTGGCTCAACTGTGATGAAACATTACGACTAAATCATCCAGATGAGCTTCATCTAATTTCCGAATTAATACAAGTGCTAGACAACATAGAGTGCCCTAATATTAGCCGTTCTGTGAAATGGGAAAAGGTCGCGCTGAATTTGAGCCAAGCTTTTGAAAACTTCTGGTCTAATTGCCGGATTTGGGGTGAGGTGAAAATTACATTACCAGAGTTAGCACAAGCCAGACTAGGATTACTTATGGCTACTCAGTCAGTATTAAGATATGTACTAGAGGAAAACTTGGGTGTTTTTGCGCCTTTGGAGTTATAA